The genomic window CTCTCTTTTGCAAAGCATTGCTTAAGTCATTTGTGTATCCAAATATTTCATTCATCAAGTGCAGCATGAAAACAAACTCAAATGATTTAAATACTTCCAACATTGTCTGAGCTCCTAAAGCCTCTGCACTATTACTTTCTTTCCCAAGCTTAAAGAGAACTTTCCTGATTGAAGGATACAGAGACATAACATGCATTACCGTTTTATAGTGGGAACCCCATCGCGTATCACCTGGCCTTGCTAGTCCCATCTCTTGATTCAAACCTTGGCCAATTTCAATCTCACCTAGTTTCAATGCTTCAATCATATATTCAGACTGAGCAACACGAAGCATGCAGATCTTTTTACATGACATCCCAAGAACATTCAACAAATATGAAAGGTGTCCAAAGAACCATTTGCAATCAATATTCTCCTTAGCAACAGCTACAAGGGTTAGTTGAAGCTGATGGGCGAAACAGTGAACATAATAAGCAGAAGGAGAATCTTCCATAATTAGTTTCTTCAAACCATTAACATGACCCTTCATGTTACTAGCACCGTCATACCCTTGCCCACGTACCTTGGATATGGGCAATTGATACTTCATAAGCAAGGTCTGAATTTCTTCTTTAAGAGTTAATGATGTAGTATCCGCAACTTGGGCAAGACCAAGAAACCTTTCAACCGGCTCCCCTATTTTATTGACAAATCGCAAGCAAAGAGCTAATTGTTCTTGCTGGTATGCATCACTAGATTCATCAGCAAGAATTGCAAAACACTCATCACCAAGTTCCTCTATGACAAATTTTGTTGTTTCATGAGCACAAGAACCAATAAGCTGTTTTTGAATCTTGTGATCTATCATCTGACAATTTTGTGGAGCATTTCCTAAAACTACCTTATTAACTTCTTCAAAGTTTCCTGCCAACCATTGCAAAAGTTCTCAAAAATTTCCTTTATTTTTTGAATCCTTTCCCTCATCATGACCACGAAAAGCCAACCCCTGATGCAAAATAAATTTTATGCACTCAAGTGACCATTTCAACCGAGCTAGATATTGAGCCTTGTACTGTGTGGTTT from Triticum aestivum cultivar Chinese Spring chromosome 3B, IWGSC CS RefSeq v2.1, whole genome shotgun sequence includes these protein-coding regions:
- the LOC123069424 gene encoding zinc finger MYM-type protein 1, whose amino-acid sequence is MIDHKIQKQLIGSCAHETTKFVIEELGDECFAILADESSDAYQQEQLALCLRFVNKIGEPVERFLGLAQVADTTSLTLKEEIQTLLMKYQLPISKVRGQGYDGASNMKGHVNGLKKLIMEDSPSAYYVHCFAHQLQLTLVAVAKENIDCKWFFGHLSYLLNVLGMSCKKICMLRVAQSEYMIEALKLGEIEIGQGLNQEMGLARPGDTRWGSHYKTVMHVMSLYPSIRKVLFKLGKESNSAEALGAQTMLEVFKSFEFVFMLHLMNEIFGYTNDLSNALQKRDQDIVNAIDLLEFTKVQLQVLREDAGWREFLENVTSFCVKHNVRCVDMDGKYMPIQRARSFYKNAMNYHMFHADMFLGVIDRQLRELNNRFDEVNTELLRCMASFSPAKSFSSFNIDDLVKLAGFYPHDFDFEEMHQLPFQLNLYISDVKNDENFTNLRNLAELSMMLVKTGRDLRYDIVYKLLKLVLVLPVATAGVERVFSSMNYIKNKLRSKMGQKYLNDCLVTFVERDFFLQVKDEDIITHFQSIKDRKVIL